In one Drosophila pseudoobscura strain MV-25-SWS-2005 chromosome X, UCI_Dpse_MV25, whole genome shotgun sequence genomic region, the following are encoded:
- the Ctps gene encoding CTP synthase isoform X1 has translation MKYILVTGGVISGVGKGVIASSFGTLLKSCQLDVTSIKIDPYINIDAGTFSPYEHGEVYVLDDGAEVDLDLGNYERFLDITLHRDNNITTGKIYKLVIEKERTGEYLGKTVQVVPHITDAIQEWVERVAQTPVQGSSKPQVCIIELGGTIGDIEGMPFVEAFRQFQFRVKRENFCVAHVSLVPLPKATGEPKTKPTQSSVRELRGCGLSPDLIVCRSEKPIGLEVKEKISNFCHVGPDQVICIHDLNSIYHVPLLMEQNGVIEYLNERLQLNIDMSKRTKCLQHWRDLARRTETVRREVSIAIVGKYTKFADSYASVVKALQHAALAANRKLVLVFIESCQLEQETLVSEPSKYHKEWQRLCDSDGILVPGGFGSRGMEGKIRACRWARENQKPMLGICLGLQAAVIEFARNKLGLKDANTTEIDPQTGNALVIDMPEHHTGQLGGTMRLGKRTTVFSEGCTSIIRQLYGNPKSIEERHRHRYEVNPKYVPQLEEHGMRFVATDVDKTRMEIIELRDHPYFVATQYHPEYLSRPLKPSPPFLGLILASVDRLPQYIQRGCRLSPRQLSDASSDEEETYVGATKLMKSLQITGTTTPTNGISRNACRSSNSSTISTVSSDIEGACGGVGVGPTTTNGHGEDIGKE, from the exons GTGAGGTGTACGTATTAGATGATGGCGCCGAGGTGGATCTCGACTTGGGCAACTATGAGCGCTTCCTGGACATCACACTGCATCGGGACAACAACATAACCACAGGCAAGATCTACAAGCTGGTCATCGAGAAGGAGCGCACTGGGGAATACCTTGGAAAAACTGTTCAGG TTGTGCCCCACATCACGGATGCCATACAGGAGTGGGTGGAGCGCGTAGCACAGACGCCTGTGCAGGGCTCCTCCAAGCCGCAGGTTTGCATCATAGAGCTGGGCGGAACCATTGGCGACATCGAGGGCATGCCCTTCGTCGAGGCCTTCAGGCAGTTCCAGTTCCGCGTGAAGCGCGAGAACTTCTGTGTGGCCCATGTGTCGCTGGTGCCGCTGCCAAAGGCCACCGGAGAGCCCAAGACGAAGCCCACACAGAGCTCGGTGCGGGAGCTGCGCGGCTGTGGCCTCAGTCCCGACCTGATTGTCTGCCGATCGGAGAAACCCATTGGACTGGAGGTCAAGGAGAAGATCAGCAACTTCTGCCACGTGGGGCCAGATCAGGTGATCTGCATCCATGATCTGAACTCCATATACCATGTCCCGCTGCTGATGGAGCAGAATGGAGTCATCGAGTATCTCAACGAGCGGCTCCAGCTGAACATCGACATGAGCAAGCGCACCAA GTGTCTGCAGCACTGGCGGGATTTGGCCCGACGCACGGAGACGGTGCGGCGTGAGGTGAGCATCGCCATCGTTGGCAAGTACACCAAGTTCGCGGACTCGTACGCCTCTGTGGTGAAGGCCCTGCAGCACGCTGCACTGGCGGCCAACCGCAAGCTGGTGCTAGTGTTCATCGAGTCGTgccagctggagcaggagacGCTGGTGAGCGAGCCGTCGAAGTACCACAAGGAATGGCAGAGACTGTGCGATAGCGACGGCAtcctggtgcctggtggctTTGGATCGCGTGGCATGGAGGGCAAGATACGGGCTTGCAGGTGGGCGCGGGAGAACCAGAAGCCAATGCTGGGCATCTGCCTGGGCCTGCAGGCAGCCGTGATTGAGTTTGCGCGCAACAAGCTTGGCCTGAAGGACGCCAACACCACGGAGATCGATCCACAAACGGGCAATGCCCTGGTCATCGACATGCCGGAGCATCACACCGGCCAGCTGGGCGGCACCATGCGCCTGGGCAAGCGGACGACAGTCTTTTCCGAGGGCTGCACCAGCATCATCCGACAGCTGTATGGCAACCCAAAGTCCATTGAGGAGCGGCACCGGCATCGGTACGAGGTGAATCCCAAGTATGTGccgcagctggaggagcacgGGATGCGGTTTGTGGCCACCGACGTGGACAAAACACGCATGGAGATCATTGAGCTGCGCGACCATCCATATTTTGTGGCCACCCAATACCATCCAGAGTACTTGTCGCGTCCCCTTAAGCCGTCGCCACCCTTCCTGGGCCTGATCCTGGCCTCCGTGGACAGGCTTCCGCAGTATATCCAGCGCGGCTGCCGCCTGTCGCCCCGCCAGCTCTCAGACGCCTCTTCGGACGAGGAAGAGACTTACGTTGGAGCGACAAAATTGATGAAGTCCCTCCAAATAACTGGAACGACGACGCCGACCAATGGAATTTCGCGAAATGcctgcagaagcagcaacagtagcACCATCAGCACCGTGTCGTCGGACATTGAAGGCGCATGTGGGGGCGTTGGCGTTGGGCCGACCACCACCAATGGCCACGGAGAAGATATCGGAAAAGAGTAA
- the Ctps gene encoding CTP synthase isoform X2, whose amino-acid sequence MYGHTCEVYVLDDGAEVDLDLGNYERFLDITLHRDNNITTGKIYKLVIEKERTGEYLGKTVQVVPHITDAIQEWVERVAQTPVQGSSKPQVCIIELGGTIGDIEGMPFVEAFRQFQFRVKRENFCVAHVSLVPLPKATGEPKTKPTQSSVRELRGCGLSPDLIVCRSEKPIGLEVKEKISNFCHVGPDQVICIHDLNSIYHVPLLMEQNGVIEYLNERLQLNIDMSKRTKCLQHWRDLARRTETVRREVSIAIVGKYTKFADSYASVVKALQHAALAANRKLVLVFIESCQLEQETLVSEPSKYHKEWQRLCDSDGILVPGGFGSRGMEGKIRACRWARENQKPMLGICLGLQAAVIEFARNKLGLKDANTTEIDPQTGNALVIDMPEHHTGQLGGTMRLGKRTTVFSEGCTSIIRQLYGNPKSIEERHRHRYEVNPKYVPQLEEHGMRFVATDVDKTRMEIIELRDHPYFVATQYHPEYLSRPLKPSPPFLGLILASVDRLPQYIQRGCRLSPRQLSDASSDEEETYVGATKLMKSLQITGTTTPTNGISRNACRSSNSSTISTVSSDIEGACGGVGVGPTTTNGHGEDIGKE is encoded by the exons GTGAGGTGTACGTATTAGATGATGGCGCCGAGGTGGATCTCGACTTGGGCAACTATGAGCGCTTCCTGGACATCACACTGCATCGGGACAACAACATAACCACAGGCAAGATCTACAAGCTGGTCATCGAGAAGGAGCGCACTGGGGAATACCTTGGAAAAACTGTTCAGG TTGTGCCCCACATCACGGATGCCATACAGGAGTGGGTGGAGCGCGTAGCACAGACGCCTGTGCAGGGCTCCTCCAAGCCGCAGGTTTGCATCATAGAGCTGGGCGGAACCATTGGCGACATCGAGGGCATGCCCTTCGTCGAGGCCTTCAGGCAGTTCCAGTTCCGCGTGAAGCGCGAGAACTTCTGTGTGGCCCATGTGTCGCTGGTGCCGCTGCCAAAGGCCACCGGAGAGCCCAAGACGAAGCCCACACAGAGCTCGGTGCGGGAGCTGCGCGGCTGTGGCCTCAGTCCCGACCTGATTGTCTGCCGATCGGAGAAACCCATTGGACTGGAGGTCAAGGAGAAGATCAGCAACTTCTGCCACGTGGGGCCAGATCAGGTGATCTGCATCCATGATCTGAACTCCATATACCATGTCCCGCTGCTGATGGAGCAGAATGGAGTCATCGAGTATCTCAACGAGCGGCTCCAGCTGAACATCGACATGAGCAAGCGCACCAA GTGTCTGCAGCACTGGCGGGATTTGGCCCGACGCACGGAGACGGTGCGGCGTGAGGTGAGCATCGCCATCGTTGGCAAGTACACCAAGTTCGCGGACTCGTACGCCTCTGTGGTGAAGGCCCTGCAGCACGCTGCACTGGCGGCCAACCGCAAGCTGGTGCTAGTGTTCATCGAGTCGTgccagctggagcaggagacGCTGGTGAGCGAGCCGTCGAAGTACCACAAGGAATGGCAGAGACTGTGCGATAGCGACGGCAtcctggtgcctggtggctTTGGATCGCGTGGCATGGAGGGCAAGATACGGGCTTGCAGGTGGGCGCGGGAGAACCAGAAGCCAATGCTGGGCATCTGCCTGGGCCTGCAGGCAGCCGTGATTGAGTTTGCGCGCAACAAGCTTGGCCTGAAGGACGCCAACACCACGGAGATCGATCCACAAACGGGCAATGCCCTGGTCATCGACATGCCGGAGCATCACACCGGCCAGCTGGGCGGCACCATGCGCCTGGGCAAGCGGACGACAGTCTTTTCCGAGGGCTGCACCAGCATCATCCGACAGCTGTATGGCAACCCAAAGTCCATTGAGGAGCGGCACCGGCATCGGTACGAGGTGAATCCCAAGTATGTGccgcagctggaggagcacgGGATGCGGTTTGTGGCCACCGACGTGGACAAAACACGCATGGAGATCATTGAGCTGCGCGACCATCCATATTTTGTGGCCACCCAATACCATCCAGAGTACTTGTCGCGTCCCCTTAAGCCGTCGCCACCCTTCCTGGGCCTGATCCTGGCCTCCGTGGACAGGCTTCCGCAGTATATCCAGCGCGGCTGCCGCCTGTCGCCCCGCCAGCTCTCAGACGCCTCTTCGGACGAGGAAGAGACTTACGTTGGAGCGACAAAATTGATGAAGTCCCTCCAAATAACTGGAACGACGACGCCGACCAATGGAATTTCGCGAAATGcctgcagaagcagcaacagtagcACCATCAGCACCGTGTCGTCGGACATTGAAGGCGCATGTGGGGGCGTTGGCGTTGGGCCGACCACCACCAATGGCCACGGAGAAGATATCGGAAAAGAGTAA
- the Ctps gene encoding CTP synthase isoform X4 gives MAPKKSTIVLNVEQFIHDIEERPAIWNRNFHCNKAFLEQMWDELSGAHKLPSEVYVLDDGAEVDLDLGNYERFLDITLHRDNNITTGKIYKLVIEKERTGEYLGKTVQVVPHITDAIQEWVERVAQTPVQGSSKPQVCIIELGGTIGDIEGMPFVEAFRQFQFRVKRENFCVAHVSLVPLPKATGEPKTKPTQSSVRELRGCGLSPDLIVCRSEKPIGLEVKEKISNFCHVGPDQVICIHDLNSIYHVPLLMEQNGVIEYLNERLQLNIDMSKRTKCLQHWRDLARRTETVRREVSIAIVGKYTKFADSYASVVKALQHAALAANRKLVLVFIESCQLEQETLVSEPSKYHKEWQRLCDSDGILVPGGFGSRGMEGKIRACRWARENQKPMLGICLGLQAAVIEFARNKLGLKDANTTEIDPQTGNALVIDMPEHHTGQLGGTMRLGKRTTVFSEGCTSIIRQLYGNPKSIEERHRHRYEVNPKYVPQLEEHGMRFVATDVDKTRMEIIELRDHPYFVATQYHPEYLSRPLKPSPPFLGLILASVDRLPQYIQRGCRLSPRQLSDASSDEEETYVGATKLMKSLQITGTTTPTNGISRNACRSSNSSTISTVSSDIEGACGGVGVGPTTTNGHGEDIGKE, from the exons ATGGCgccaaaaaaatcaacaattgTGCTTAATGTGGAGCAATTCATCCACGATATCGAGGAGCGACCGGCCATATGGAATCGCAATTTCCACTGCAACAAGGCGTTCCTCGAGCAGATGTGGGACGAGCTGAGCGGAGCGCACAAGTTGCCGA GTGAGGTGTACGTATTAGATGATGGCGCCGAGGTGGATCTCGACTTGGGCAACTATGAGCGCTTCCTGGACATCACACTGCATCGGGACAACAACATAACCACAGGCAAGATCTACAAGCTGGTCATCGAGAAGGAGCGCACTGGGGAATACCTTGGAAAAACTGTTCAGG TTGTGCCCCACATCACGGATGCCATACAGGAGTGGGTGGAGCGCGTAGCACAGACGCCTGTGCAGGGCTCCTCCAAGCCGCAGGTTTGCATCATAGAGCTGGGCGGAACCATTGGCGACATCGAGGGCATGCCCTTCGTCGAGGCCTTCAGGCAGTTCCAGTTCCGCGTGAAGCGCGAGAACTTCTGTGTGGCCCATGTGTCGCTGGTGCCGCTGCCAAAGGCCACCGGAGAGCCCAAGACGAAGCCCACACAGAGCTCGGTGCGGGAGCTGCGCGGCTGTGGCCTCAGTCCCGACCTGATTGTCTGCCGATCGGAGAAACCCATTGGACTGGAGGTCAAGGAGAAGATCAGCAACTTCTGCCACGTGGGGCCAGATCAGGTGATCTGCATCCATGATCTGAACTCCATATACCATGTCCCGCTGCTGATGGAGCAGAATGGAGTCATCGAGTATCTCAACGAGCGGCTCCAGCTGAACATCGACATGAGCAAGCGCACCAA GTGTCTGCAGCACTGGCGGGATTTGGCCCGACGCACGGAGACGGTGCGGCGTGAGGTGAGCATCGCCATCGTTGGCAAGTACACCAAGTTCGCGGACTCGTACGCCTCTGTGGTGAAGGCCCTGCAGCACGCTGCACTGGCGGCCAACCGCAAGCTGGTGCTAGTGTTCATCGAGTCGTgccagctggagcaggagacGCTGGTGAGCGAGCCGTCGAAGTACCACAAGGAATGGCAGAGACTGTGCGATAGCGACGGCAtcctggtgcctggtggctTTGGATCGCGTGGCATGGAGGGCAAGATACGGGCTTGCAGGTGGGCGCGGGAGAACCAGAAGCCAATGCTGGGCATCTGCCTGGGCCTGCAGGCAGCCGTGATTGAGTTTGCGCGCAACAAGCTTGGCCTGAAGGACGCCAACACCACGGAGATCGATCCACAAACGGGCAATGCCCTGGTCATCGACATGCCGGAGCATCACACCGGCCAGCTGGGCGGCACCATGCGCCTGGGCAAGCGGACGACAGTCTTTTCCGAGGGCTGCACCAGCATCATCCGACAGCTGTATGGCAACCCAAAGTCCATTGAGGAGCGGCACCGGCATCGGTACGAGGTGAATCCCAAGTATGTGccgcagctggaggagcacgGGATGCGGTTTGTGGCCACCGACGTGGACAAAACACGCATGGAGATCATTGAGCTGCGCGACCATCCATATTTTGTGGCCACCCAATACCATCCAGAGTACTTGTCGCGTCCCCTTAAGCCGTCGCCACCCTTCCTGGGCCTGATCCTGGCCTCCGTGGACAGGCTTCCGCAGTATATCCAGCGCGGCTGCCGCCTGTCGCCCCGCCAGCTCTCAGACGCCTCTTCGGACGAGGAAGAGACTTACGTTGGAGCGACAAAATTGATGAAGTCCCTCCAAATAACTGGAACGACGACGCCGACCAATGGAATTTCGCGAAATGcctgcagaagcagcaacagtagcACCATCAGCACCGTGTCGTCGGACATTGAAGGCGCATGTGGGGGCGTTGGCGTTGGGCCGACCACCACCAATGGCCACGGAGAAGATATCGGAAAAGAGTAA
- the Ctps gene encoding CTP synthase isoform X3 translates to MAPKKSTIVLNVEQFIHDIEERPAIWNRNFHCNKAFLEQMWDELSGAHKLPKIVLKAKWKGLRDNFRVEYKRIPRADNGDFLLDPATFESKWLHYYALLFLTDHMRHRLPKNEQDQSFYFNQQSEDCEKTVVEPDLTNGLIRRLQDSDEDYDEDEMDGEADGDDSEGTLEDAMPTPPAAHQTNQVSTTPLATGVLRAQEEAHQQALLKAGLLRAQLMELEKEAQDLSKKPHPAPSQATLVQTLLDPPAAHCSPPPMVTTTSAQVAQCGSAAVLAPATTTSTSASSVSSNMGPLGAKRSVSPPPLYNKAHHPLATLAAGHHTAKERSDDFATATASGGGGASGEHLSFTQHSYANGLIPALKLKRPRLSEDSNFNGSSTMDTPLVPEDDDYHYLLSLHPYMKQLTAAQKLRIRTKIQKLIFKELYKEDLEESK, encoded by the exons ATGGCgccaaaaaaatcaacaattgTGCTTAATGTGGAGCAATTCATCCACGATATCGAGGAGCGACCGGCCATATGGAATCGCAATTTCCACTGCAACAAGGCGTTCCTCGAGCAGATGTGGGACGAGCTGAGCGGAGCGCACAAGTTGCCGA AGATTGTGCTCAAGGCCAAGTGGAAGGGGCTGCGCGACAACTTCCGGGTGGAGTACAAGCGAATACCGCGTGCCGACAACGGCGATTTCCTGCTGGATCCCGCCACCTTCGAGTCCAAGTGGCTGCACTACTACGCCCTGCTCTTCCTAA CCGATCACATGCGCCATCGCCTGCCCAAGAACGAGCAGGATCAGTCCTTCTACTTCAACCAGCAGAGCGAGGACTGCGAGAAGACTGTGGTGGAGCCAGACCTGACGAACGGCCTCATACGACGACTGCAGGACAGCGACGAGGACTATGACGAGGATGAAATGGATGGCGAGGCGGACGGCGATGACAGTGAGGGCACCCTAGAGGATGCCATGCCCACGCCTCCGGCCGCCCATCAGACAAACCAAGTGAGCACCACGCCGCTGGCCACGGGAGTCCTGAGGGCGCAGGAGGAGGCCCACCAACAGGCCCTGCTCAAGGCAGGATTGCTGCGCGCCCAGCtgatggagctggagaaggaggCGCAGGACCTGAGCAAGAAGCCGCACCCTGCCCCGTCCCAGGCGACGTTGGTGCAGACACTATTGGATCCACCGGCCGCCCACTGCTCCCCGCCGCCGATGGTGACCACAACCTCGGCCCAAGTGGCGCAGTGCGGATCAGCCGCAGTCCTGGCGCCGGCCACGACCACGTCCACGTCCGCCTCCTCGGTCTCCAGCAATATGGGGCCACTGGGCGCCAAGCGCTCGGTATCCCCGCCCCCGCTGTACAACAAGGCCCACCATCCGCTAGCCACACTCGCTGCCGGGCATCACACGGCCAAAGAGCGCAGCGATGACTTTGCGACTGCCACCGCCTCCGGTGGCGGGGGGGCGAGTGGCGAACACCTCAGCTTCACCCAGCACTCCTATGCCAATGGGCTGATACCCGCACTAAAGCTAAAGCGACCCCGGCTCTCCGAGGACAGCAACTTCAATGGCTCCTCGACGATGGATACACCCCTGGTGCCAGAGGACGACGACTACCACTACTTGCTCAGCCTGCATCCGTACATGAAGCAACTGACGGCGGCCCAGAAGCTGCGCATACGCACCAAGATACAAAAACTCATCTTCAAGGAGCTCTACAAGGAGGATCTCGAGGAGTCAAAGTAG